From the Nonlabens marinus S1-08 genome, one window contains:
- the rho gene encoding transcription termination factor Rho, with protein sequence MFQIADLKSKKLPELQEIAQGLNVPKFRTMRKLDLVYKILDLQAANPDVVKKLDADTTAPAAADSKDTQKERQPRPAAKKQQPRERKSNPKNQKDSKDSSTDQKESPADNKQGSKKPNPRNPKSKDDRKDTNDKPNPRHKNQRDKNDSDGKNDKNGNDNRNDNRRDTKNEKDGNDNRNDNRRNDKNDTDGNDNRNPRQKNQRQSNQNNVPKGNKDTRNRYRDPEFEFDGIIESEGVLDMMPDGYGFLRSSDYNYLASPDDIYVSQSQVRLFGLKTGDTVLGMVRPPKEGEKYFPLIKISQINGLDPSVVRDRVSFEHLTPLFPDEKFNLADRRSSVSTRVMDLFAPIGKGQRGMIVAQPKTGKTMLLKDIANAIAANHPEVYQLILLIDERPEEVTDMQRHVDGEVIASTFDKEAHDHVRVANIVLEKAKRMVECGHDVVILLDSITRLARAYNTVQPASGKVLSGGVDANALHKPKRFFGAARNIEGGGSLTIIATALTETGSKMDEVIFEEFKGTGNMELQLDRNISNRRIFPAIDLTSSSTRRDDLLLDKETVQRMWIMRKYLADMNPVEAMEFMSQRIKQTRNNEEFLATMND encoded by the coding sequence ATGTTTCAAATAGCTGATTTAAAATCAAAGAAACTTCCTGAACTTCAGGAAATTGCTCAGGGCTTGAACGTCCCAAAATTCCGTACCATGCGCAAACTTGATCTTGTCTACAAGATCCTAGACCTACAAGCTGCAAACCCGGACGTAGTTAAAAAACTAGATGCAGACACCACAGCTCCAGCTGCGGCAGACTCTAAAGACACTCAAAAAGAGCGACAGCCTAGACCTGCTGCAAAAAAGCAACAACCTAGAGAGCGTAAATCAAACCCTAAAAATCAAAAGGACTCTAAAGATTCTTCTACAGATCAAAAAGAATCTCCTGCTGATAACAAGCAAGGTTCTAAAAAGCCAAATCCTAGAAACCCAAAATCCAAGGATGACCGCAAAGACACTAACGACAAACCGAATCCACGTCATAAGAACCAAAGGGACAAAAACGATTCCGACGGTAAAAATGATAAGAACGGCAATGACAATCGCAATGACAACCGTCGCGACACTAAAAATGAAAAAGACGGCAACGACAATCGTAATGACAATCGTCGCAACGATAAGAACGATACGGATGGGAATGACAACCGTAATCCACGTCAAAAAAATCAACGCCAAAGCAATCAAAACAACGTTCCTAAAGGGAACAAAGACACACGCAACCGTTACCGCGATCCAGAGTTTGAATTTGATGGAATCATAGAAAGTGAAGGAGTTCTTGACATGATGCCTGATGGATATGGCTTCCTACGCAGTAGTGACTACAACTACTTAGCCTCTCCTGATGATATTTATGTGTCTCAATCACAAGTCCGTTTGTTCGGCTTGAAGACTGGTGATACCGTTTTAGGAATGGTACGCCCACCTAAAGAAGGTGAAAAGTATTTCCCGCTGATCAAAATTTCACAAATCAATGGGTTAGACCCTAGCGTCGTTCGCGACCGTGTATCTTTTGAACACTTAACTCCATTATTCCCAGACGAGAAATTCAATCTTGCAGACAGACGCTCCAGTGTTTCTACCCGTGTAATGGATCTTTTTGCTCCTATAGGTAAAGGACAACGTGGAATGATCGTTGCCCAGCCTAAAACAGGTAAGACGATGTTATTGAAAGACATTGCAAACGCTATTGCCGCTAACCATCCTGAAGTTTACCAGTTAATTTTATTGATTGATGAGCGTCCTGAGGAAGTTACAGATATGCAACGTCACGTTGATGGTGAAGTGATTGCTTCAACATTTGACAAAGAAGCTCACGATCACGTACGTGTAGCAAACATTGTACTTGAAAAAGCAAAACGTATGGTAGAATGTGGTCACGATGTGGTGATCCTATTAGATTCTATTACACGTTTAGCAAGAGCCTACAACACCGTACAACCAGCTAGTGGTAAAGTACTTTCTGGTGGTGTGGATGCAAATGCATTGCACAAACCGAAACGTTTCTTTGGAGCGGCTCGTAATATTGAAGGTGGAGGTTCCCTGACCATTATCGCAACAGCTTTGACTGAGACAGGCTCTAAAATGGACGAGGTCATCTTTGAAGAATTTAAAGGAACGGGTAACATGGAACTGCAATTGGATCGTAACATTTCCAACCGTCGCATCTTCCCTGCCATCGACCTTACCTCATCTTCTACTCGTCGTGATGACTTACTATTAGATAAGGAAACGGTACAACGCATGTGGATTATGAGAAAGTACCTGGCTGATATGAATCCGGTAGAAGCTATGGAATTCATGTCTCAACGGATCAAGCAAACCAGAAACAACGAGGAATTCCTCGCTACAATGAATGACTAG
- a CDS encoding DUF4293 domain-containing protein, with product MIQRIQTIWLILAAACSGGLIFLVSLWIDGEGNEVVAMEENAYFGAFVASAILSLFAIFLFKNRRTQTVINRLNIMLNLILLGVFVYRALTMSGAAAVAEKGIGMFIPILSIVLLVLANRAIRKDEQLVKSVDRLR from the coding sequence ATGATCCAACGTATACAAACCATCTGGTTGATCCTTGCGGCTGCTTGCAGCGGTGGACTCATTTTTTTAGTGAGTTTGTGGATCGATGGTGAGGGCAATGAAGTTGTGGCGATGGAAGAGAATGCGTACTTTGGAGCTTTTGTAGCAAGTGCCATATTATCACTTTTTGCTATATTTTTATTTAAAAATAGACGGACGCAAACGGTCATCAACCGTTTGAATATCATGTTAAATCTTATTCTACTAGGAGTTTTCGTATATCGAGCCCTAACGATGTCTGGAGCGGCGGCGGTTGCTGAGAAAGGCATTGGGATGTTCATTCCTATCCTATCTATCGTTTTACTCGTCCTGGCCAACAGGGCAATAAGAAAGGATGAACAACTCGTAAAATCTGTGGATCGACTACGGTAA
- a CDS encoding metallophosphoesterase family protein — protein MKILLLSDTHSHYDAFMEKYILQADEVWHAGDIGNLQVTDKIAALKPLRAVFGNIDDDKARLQFPLHNRFDCEGMDIWITHIGGYPGRYNPNIRREIYANPPDIFICGHSHILKVMNDKKNDCLHMNPGAIGVHGFHKKRTMLRFEINDGKISNLEIVEKDR, from the coding sequence ATGAAAATTCTTCTCTTGTCAGATACCCACAGCCATTACGATGCATTCATGGAAAAATACATCCTGCAAGCAGATGAGGTATGGCATGCTGGTGACATAGGGAATCTACAAGTGACCGATAAGATTGCTGCTCTCAAACCTCTACGAGCAGTTTTTGGCAATATTGATGACGATAAAGCCAGATTGCAATTCCCCTTACACAATCGATTTGATTGCGAGGGGATGGACATCTGGATCACTCATATAGGTGGCTATCCTGGACGCTATAATCCTAATATTCGAAGAGAAATTTATGCCAACCCGCCAGATATTTTTATCTGTGGGCATAGCCATATTCTAAAGGTGATGAATGACAAAAAAAATGATTGTTTGCATATGAATCCGGGCGCGATTGGAGTTCATGGTTTTCATAAAAAGCGCACGATGCTGCGTTTTGAGATAAATGATGGGAAAATTTCAAACTTGGAAATTGTAGAGAAGGATCGTTGA
- the truA gene encoding tRNA pseudouridine(38-40) synthase TruA encodes MQRKQRYFIELAYDGSAYHGWQRQPQCVTVQEVVEEGLSKMLRSKVYVTGAGRTDTGVHATQMFAHFDWEGELDHEQLTYRMNRWIAKDISIFEIRPVSEKAHARFHATHRSYEYRFNLRPDAFKNKSTYILYRIPDIERMQQAANVMLEYTDFECFSRTNTDVKTYLCELSEARFELKGYELIFHITANRFLRNMVRAIVGTLLEIGYGKLEVKDMHRIITSKDRGKAGASAPAQGLYLTRVKYPEEIWNNE; translated from the coding sequence ATGCAAAGAAAACAGCGTTATTTTATTGAACTCGCCTATGACGGTAGCGCCTATCACGGCTGGCAACGACAGCCGCAATGCGTTACGGTGCAAGAAGTGGTGGAGGAAGGATTGTCTAAAATGTTGCGTTCCAAAGTGTATGTTACTGGAGCTGGTAGAACAGATACGGGTGTTCATGCGACCCAAATGTTTGCCCATTTTGACTGGGAGGGAGAACTAGACCATGAACAGCTGACCTATAGAATGAACCGCTGGATTGCAAAAGACATCAGCATTTTTGAAATACGTCCAGTATCTGAAAAAGCCCACGCACGATTTCATGCTACCCATAGATCTTATGAGTATCGATTTAATTTGCGTCCAGATGCGTTTAAAAATAAATCTACTTATATTCTTTATCGAATTCCTGATATCGAACGCATGCAGCAAGCTGCAAATGTGATGCTGGAGTATACCGATTTCGAATGTTTCTCGAGAACGAACACAGACGTAAAGACTTATCTTTGTGAGCTTAGCGAGGCGCGCTTTGAATTGAAGGGGTATGAACTGATCTTTCACATCACCGCTAATCGATTTCTACGCAATATGGTTCGTGCTATCGTGGGAACTTTACTAGAAATAGGATATGGAAAATTAGAAGTGAAGGACATGCACCGAATCATCACTTCTAAGGATAGAGGTAAGGCAGGTGCTAGCGCACCAGCGCAAGGGCTGTATCTGACTCGAGTGAAATACCCAGAAGAAATTTGGAATAATGAATAA
- a CDS encoding ABC transporter ATP-binding protein, with translation MASSTGNAFNMSLFKRLLSYTKPYKLTYYYVALSAILLAIVALGMPYLIKVAIDNHIIPQDFEGVNTILGMEYGGFTGVIILMMVVLVAEVLLQLSFIYYANWLGQQVIRDLRTRLFDHMLGFKMKYFDQSAVGKLVTRAVSDIETIASIFSEGLFMIISDLLKMIVVLGFMTYQSWQLTLIALIVMPFILYATRVFQKAMKVAFEEVRSQVSNLNSFVQERVTGMKIVQIFNREKVEYEQFKEINKKHRTAWVKTVWYNSIFFPIAEMASSITIGLIVYIGVVMNLGVETTAVDIGVIVMFIDLSQKLFRPLRQIADKFNTLQMGMVAANRVFKILDTDAIIEDKGTKIASDLKGAIEFKNVDFGYVEDELVLKNLSFKVEPGQTVAIVGATGAGKSTIINLLSRFYEINAGEIMVDSASAKAYQLESLRSQIAVVLQDVFLFADTILNNITLQNPDITEEDVIAAAKKIGVHEFINSLPNGYQYNVKERGVMLSSGQRQLIAFLRAYVSNPSILVLDEATSSVDAYSEQLIQDATDIITKDRTSIVIAHRLATIKKADKIIVMDAGEIVEMGTHQELLQQEGGYYKNLYEVQFQQQEVA, from the coding sequence ATGGCATCATCCACGGGTAACGCATTTAATATGTCGCTGTTTAAGCGACTGCTTTCTTATACAAAGCCTTATAAACTTACCTATTATTATGTCGCTTTAAGTGCCATTTTGCTAGCAATAGTTGCGCTAGGAATGCCTTATTTGATAAAGGTAGCGATTGATAATCACATTATACCTCAAGATTTTGAGGGTGTCAATACCATTTTAGGAATGGAGTATGGCGGTTTTACTGGCGTCATAATTTTGATGATGGTAGTGCTTGTCGCAGAAGTCCTTCTACAACTCAGCTTTATCTACTATGCCAACTGGCTAGGTCAACAAGTGATCCGAGACTTGAGAACCAGGTTGTTTGATCATATGCTGGGCTTCAAAATGAAGTATTTTGATCAAAGCGCTGTGGGAAAATTAGTGACGCGGGCGGTTAGTGACATTGAAACTATAGCGAGTATCTTTTCTGAGGGGCTTTTCATGATCATTTCTGACTTGCTCAAAATGATTGTTGTTCTTGGTTTTATGACCTATCAGAGCTGGCAATTAACTCTGATTGCATTGATTGTAATGCCGTTCATTTTATACGCAACTAGAGTATTTCAAAAGGCAATGAAGGTGGCGTTTGAGGAAGTTAGAAGTCAGGTAAGCAATCTCAATTCTTTTGTCCAAGAACGAGTGACTGGAATGAAAATCGTTCAAATTTTCAATCGGGAGAAAGTAGAATACGAGCAATTCAAGGAAATTAATAAAAAACACAGAACCGCCTGGGTAAAAACAGTGTGGTACAACAGTATCTTTTTCCCAATTGCCGAGATGGCTTCCAGCATCACCATAGGTCTTATCGTTTACATAGGTGTGGTAATGAACCTGGGTGTCGAGACAACAGCAGTTGATATAGGAGTCATCGTCATGTTTATTGATTTGTCTCAAAAACTTTTCCGTCCACTGCGTCAGATTGCTGATAAATTCAATACGCTTCAAATGGGAATGGTCGCTGCCAATCGTGTTTTTAAGATATTAGATACAGATGCCATTATCGAGGACAAAGGCACTAAAATCGCTTCTGACCTTAAGGGCGCTATAGAGTTCAAAAACGTGGATTTCGGTTATGTAGAAGATGAATTGGTATTAAAAAATCTAAGCTTTAAAGTGGAGCCAGGCCAGACCGTTGCTATAGTTGGTGCTACAGGTGCAGGTAAATCAACCATCATTAATTTGCTTTCCAGATTTTACGAGATCAATGCAGGAGAGATTATGGTGGATTCCGCTTCCGCGAAAGCGTACCAGCTAGAATCACTTCGCTCACAAATTGCTGTCGTGCTTCAAGACGTATTTCTGTTTGCAGATACCATTTTAAATAACATCACCCTTCAAAATCCAGACATAACCGAAGAGGATGTGATTGCTGCTGCTAAAAAAATTGGGGTTCATGAGTTTATCAATTCATTACCCAATGGCTACCAGTACAACGTAAAAGAGCGAGGTGTGATGTTGAGCTCTGGTCAACGTCAGTTGATTGCTTTTCTTAGAGCATACGTTTCTAATCCAAGTATACTAGTTCTAGACGAAGCTACCAGCTCTGTAGATGCCTACAGCGAGCAATTGATTCAAGATGCGACAGATATCATAACTAAAGACCGTACGTCCATTGTGATCGCTCACCGTCTTGCCACCATCAAAAAAGCCGATAAAATTATCGTCATGGATGCTGGTGAAATAGTCGAAATGGGAACCCATCAAGAATTACTGCAACAAGAAGGTGGGTATTATAAAAACCTATACGAGGTACAGTTCCAGCAGCAAGAAGTGGCTTAG
- a CDS encoding DUF3667 domain-containing protein has translation MLYTGHTHCASCGAKWIQNRITMRQVGMDFSDMYLGLDTKFAHTFKDLFTKPGQVINGYINGRRGYYMDAIRYLLLVIFASGIYIFIVRSSGSLDEYMAEFGKQLSASGDNSADPKVLESQKRMSDFMMDYTSVLTLLTIPLLALVGRITFWGKRYFNYTEHIVFYLYTYAHITLATIPISILLLLISPEAFTYWSLASFPIMFVYNAYSYKQCFRLDWQTTILRSLISIIVLIASVILLFLVVVLLAFLTAIIADKLGFDVKGFFANHFGT, from the coding sequence ATGTTATACACGGGTCACACGCATTGTGCGAGTTGTGGTGCCAAATGGATTCAAAATAGAATCACCATGCGTCAAGTAGGCATGGATTTCAGCGATATGTATCTGGGATTGGATACTAAGTTTGCCCATACTTTTAAGGACCTATTCACGAAACCAGGGCAGGTTATTAATGGGTATATAAATGGAAGGCGTGGTTATTACATGGATGCCATACGTTATCTATTGCTGGTCATTTTTGCATCTGGTATATACATATTCATTGTTCGCAGTTCAGGATCTCTTGATGAATATATGGCAGAATTTGGAAAGCAATTATCCGCATCTGGTGATAACTCTGCCGATCCCAAGGTCCTTGAAAGTCAAAAAAGAATGTCCGATTTCATGATGGACTATACTAGTGTATTGACCTTGTTAACTATACCTCTTTTAGCACTTGTCGGTCGCATTACTTTTTGGGGAAAGCGTTACTTCAATTATACAGAGCATATTGTTTTCTATCTATACACTTATGCCCACATCACTCTGGCTACCATTCCAATTAGTATTTTGCTCTTACTAATTTCTCCAGAGGCATTTACCTATTGGAGCTTAGCAAGTTTTCCTATCATGTTTGTATACAATGCTTACAGCTATAAACAGTGCTTTCGTTTGGATTGGCAAACCACTATTCTAAGAAGTTTGATTTCCATAATTGTTTTGATTGCATCGGTCATTCTACTCTTTTTGGTTGTAGTTCTCCTTGCATTCTTAACCGCGATAATTGCCGATAAATTGGGGTTTGATGTAAAAGGCTTTTTTGCAAATCATTTTGGAACCTAA
- the cdaA gene encoding diadenylate cyclase CdaA, whose protein sequence is MELPEFRVIDLIDIVLFASLIFYLYRLVKGTAAINIFIGIVIIYLIYQVTVFLEMEMLSRALGAFTGAGVFALIVVFQQEIRRFLLMLGSTNFTSKRRFLRQLRIFKADVDNHNNIVDEIVTACKRMSATKTGALIAIKRDGSLDFLKNSGDTMDILVNAPIIQSIFYKNSTLHDGAMIIEGNKITATRVILPVSDNRKIPQRFGLRHRAALGLTERSNALAIIVSEETGQVSLVINGEFESFDDMDDLSDKIKSHLA, encoded by the coding sequence ATGGAGCTACCTGAGTTTAGAGTTATTGACCTGATTGACATCGTGCTTTTTGCATCGCTGATCTTTTATCTATACAGACTGGTCAAAGGAACGGCGGCGATCAACATTTTTATAGGTATCGTGATCATTTATTTGATCTATCAGGTTACCGTATTTCTAGAAATGGAAATGCTATCTCGAGCACTGGGAGCTTTCACTGGCGCTGGAGTTTTTGCTCTGATCGTGGTATTTCAACAAGAAATACGGCGGTTTTTATTGATGTTAGGCTCTACCAACTTCACCTCTAAACGGCGGTTTTTACGACAACTGCGCATCTTTAAAGCAGATGTAGATAATCACAACAATATTGTAGACGAGATTGTAACCGCATGCAAGCGCATGAGCGCTACTAAAACCGGTGCCTTGATCGCCATAAAACGCGACGGATCTCTCGATTTCTTAAAGAATAGTGGTGACACTATGGATATTCTCGTCAATGCCCCAATCATCCAAAGCATCTTTTACAAAAACAGCACTTTGCACGATGGAGCCATGATCATTGAAGGAAATAAAATCACTGCTACCCGAGTTATTTTACCGGTGTCTGATAACAGGAAGATACCACAACGTTTTGGCTTGCGCCATAGAGCAGCACTAGGACTTACGGAACGCAGTAATGCACTTGCCATCATCGTCAGTGAAGAAACTGGCCAAGTCTCTCTAGTCATCAATGGTGAGTTTGAAAGTTTTGATGATATGGATGATTTGTCTGACAAAATCAAATCCCACCTTGCTTAA
- the folP gene encoding dihydropteroate synthase produces the protein MSTINCSGNLIDLSTPRVMGIVNATPDSFYDGGKLKSDAAILKQVDQMLRDGAAFIDVGGYSSRPDGTHISVEEELQRVIPVIDLIKKSFEGVVLSCDSFRESVIASALQHGIDIVNDISAGKLDSKILETVGKASVPYIMMHMRGTPQTMKSLTNYDNLLIQMNSYFAERIATARAAGIKDIIIDPGFGFAKTTAQNFQLLKQMELLKSQDVPILAGVSRKSMIYKTLGTNASKALNGTSALHMLCLQNGASILRVHDVKEAVEVIQLFQAIQEN, from the coding sequence ATGTCCACGATTAATTGCTCTGGAAACCTCATCGATCTCTCTACACCTCGCGTGATGGGAATTGTGAATGCTACTCCAGATTCTTTTTATGATGGTGGTAAACTGAAATCAGACGCTGCGATTTTAAAGCAGGTAGATCAAATGTTGAGGGATGGCGCTGCCTTTATTGATGTGGGTGGTTACAGCAGCCGGCCGGATGGTACGCATATTTCGGTAGAAGAAGAACTCCAGCGTGTTATTCCAGTCATCGACCTTATCAAAAAATCCTTTGAAGGGGTGGTGTTGAGTTGTGATAGCTTTCGCGAAAGCGTCATAGCCTCAGCATTACAACACGGGATTGACATCGTGAATGACATCAGCGCCGGTAAACTGGACTCCAAAATATTAGAAACTGTAGGAAAAGCTAGTGTGCCTTACATCATGATGCACATGCGAGGGACGCCGCAAACCATGAAGTCTCTAACCAATTATGATAATTTACTGATACAGATGAACTCTTATTTTGCAGAGCGTATTGCCACGGCTAGAGCTGCGGGCATTAAGGATATCATTATTGACCCAGGATTTGGGTTTGCTAAAACTACCGCTCAGAATTTTCAATTATTAAAACAAATGGAATTGCTGAAATCTCAAGATGTACCTATTCTCGCTGGCGTTTCCCGTAAATCAATGATCTATAAAACTCTAGGAACTAATGCATCTAAAGCCCTCAATGGCACGAGCGCCTTGCATATGCTTTGCTTACAAAATGGCGCATCTATCCTGAGAGTTCATGATGTGAAAGAAGCTGTGGAAGTGATCCAGTTGTTCCAAGCGATTCAAGAAAATTAA
- a CDS encoding DUF1599 domain-containing protein → MSTTSQQYDEVIATCRNLFINKMTDYGSAWRILRLPSLTDQIFIKAQRIRGLQTLAESKVDEGQESEFIGIINYSIMALIQLEKGIVEQPDLNVEQATKLYDQQVAITKQLMMDKNHDYGEAWRDMRVSSLTDLILQKLLRVKQIEDNAGKTIVSEGLDANYKDMINYAVFAMIHLS, encoded by the coding sequence ATGTCCACCACCAGCCAGCAATATGACGAAGTGATCGCTACCTGCCGCAACTTGTTCATCAATAAAATGACCGATTATGGTAGTGCCTGGCGCATCTTGAGACTGCCATCGCTTACAGATCAGATCTTTATAAAAGCACAGCGCATACGTGGCCTACAAACTCTAGCCGAATCAAAAGTCGATGAAGGTCAAGAAAGCGAATTCATAGGCATTATCAATTATTCCATCATGGCATTGATCCAATTGGAAAAAGGAATCGTAGAGCAGCCCGACTTGAATGTAGAACAAGCCACAAAATTATACGACCAGCAAGTGGCCATCACAAAACAATTGATGATGGACAAAAATCACGATTATGGTGAAGCCTGGAGAGACATGCGCGTAAGTTCGTTAACTGATTTGATCTTACAAAAATTATTGCGCGTCAAGCAAATTGAGGACAACGCTGGTAAAACTATTGTCTCAGAAGGACTGGATGCGAACTATAAGGATATGATCAATTATGCGGTTTTTGCGATGATTCATCTTTCTTAG
- a CDS encoding thioredoxin family protein: MALTPSTMLPLGTKAPNFNLLDTVSEELKTFDDVRGKKGTLVIFICNHCPFVIHVNPELVRLANDYRATGFGFVAISSNDVENYPQDGPQQMQQVAFKNAYPFPYLYDPTQEVAKAYDAACTPDFYLFDSEDKLIYRGQLDDSRPKNGIPLTGRSIREAIDALEGNKEVSKNQKPSVGCGIKWKTA; this comes from the coding sequence ATGGCCCTTACCCCATCCACCATGTTGCCTTTAGGAACTAAAGCTCCCAACTTCAATTTGCTAGACACCGTGTCTGAAGAATTAAAAACTTTTGATGACGTAAGAGGAAAGAAAGGAACTTTAGTGATATTTATTTGCAACCACTGCCCATTTGTGATCCATGTCAATCCAGAATTGGTACGACTGGCGAACGATTACCGGGCAACAGGCTTTGGCTTTGTTGCGATTTCTAGCAATGATGTGGAAAATTACCCACAAGACGGCCCACAACAAATGCAGCAAGTAGCTTTTAAAAATGCGTATCCATTTCCTTACCTGTACGATCCCACTCAAGAAGTCGCTAAAGCTTATGATGCCGCCTGCACTCCAGACTTTTACTTATTTGACAGCGAAGATAAATTGATCTACCGCGGCCAGCTGGACGATTCCAGACCTAAAAACGGTATTCCACTAACAGGAAGGTCCATACGCGAGGCGATTGATGCTTTAGAAGGAAATAAGGAAGTTTCAAAAAACCAGAAACCTAGTGTGGGTTGTGGGATTAAGTGGAAAACTGCTTAG
- a CDS encoding tRNA-binding protein, with product MTNNLSWEEFTKVDMRVGTIVDAQSFPEARRPAYKLTIDFGNELGIRKTSAQITDHYNLEDLIGKQIIAVVNFPKKQIANFMSECLVLGSVDSEKRVILLQPDQQAVNGDRVG from the coding sequence ATGACCAATAATCTTTCTTGGGAGGAATTTACCAAAGTAGATATGCGCGTCGGCACTATTGTCGACGCGCAGTCATTTCCAGAGGCCAGGCGACCCGCTTATAAATTGACAATCGATTTCGGTAATGAGCTGGGCATCCGTAAAACAAGCGCTCAAATCACAGATCATTACAACCTCGAAGATTTAATAGGCAAGCAAATCATCGCTGTAGTTAACTTTCCTAAAAAACAGATTGCCAATTTCATGAGTGAGTGCCTGGTGCTGGGCTCCGTGGATAGCGAGAAGAGAGTGATCTTATTGCAACCAGATCAACAAGCTGTTAATGGTGATCGAGTAGGTTGA